In Rhodanobacteraceae bacterium, a single genomic region encodes these proteins:
- a CDS encoding immune inhibitor A: MSRIIPVCSAWAIALLLPLTASAADAERGTFRSATTAVQFDVSPPLRDIPVKPPADAFGDFFGTLMIDPDPPGKPSYGPQDADGRVQSRIEGLRAIPPAIANFNVGTGTANPPDPVGDVGPNHYVRMANASFQIFNKTGTSMFGPANINTLFTGFGGACETENAGDPIVLHDQLADRWLLTQFSDSTGPGFFNCVALSTSSDPLGTYYRWAFVTPTFPDYPKYGVWPNAYLISTREVNASLIGAYAIDRQQMLDGVANPTLINFSVPVDEFSGDGLLPADLDGGALPPPGSPAWYLGAMDNGGPYGAAQDALALWAFVLDFTTPANSSFQVVATLPIAPYDTIFPCSGRSCIPQPAPLGAVDILSYRQRPVHRAAYRNFGSYQSIVTNQSVEAAPAMAGMRWWEIRNPGANAVVYQDSTFAPGITDGIHRWMGSIAQDSNGNLGFGYSAGGPTLFPSVHYTGRLESDPLNEMTQGEGIFVTGGGGHTAGTRRWGDYTSMNLDPSDDCTFWYVNEFFATSGTQWTMRAGSFKFPGCGDPSLGVAAAPASRAVCAPADAVYTVDAHGYEGFTSETTLAATGLPAGATSSFSPATINPVPGSSTLTIGTTGVAAGSYTFAVTGTSTSPAQTRSRNLALQVFSDAPAAPTAQAPASGALNQVLFPTLTWTASAQTDTYVAEVATDAGFSNIVFTSAPTSATSVQVTTALQPGTEYHWRVRGSNLCGAGSNSAAATFTTRPAAGSCALGTVLRNTYFDNVENGVNGWTTDPAAGTTWTRSTARPSSGTFAWLAQGVTTASDQRLLSPAISLPASGVAHTLRFRHDVTLEPNGATACFDGGFVEVSTNGGGTWTALSPTAQLGDFYDGPLASGQGAWCGTQAYSTGSFDLSPFAGQSVRFRFRAITDSSTGTLPHGWYVDDIRVESCQEGLFFDGFE; this comes from the coding sequence ATGTCGAGGATTATCCCGGTCTGCAGCGCCTGGGCCATCGCCCTCTTGCTCCCCCTGACGGCTTCCGCCGCAGACGCCGAGCGTGGCACTTTCCGTTCCGCCACCACGGCCGTCCAGTTCGATGTGTCGCCACCGCTGCGCGATATTCCGGTCAAGCCGCCAGCGGATGCCTTCGGTGATTTCTTCGGCACCCTGATGATCGATCCGGATCCGCCAGGCAAGCCGAGCTACGGCCCGCAGGATGCCGACGGCCGGGTGCAGTCGCGCATCGAGGGCCTGCGCGCCATCCCGCCGGCGATCGCCAATTTCAACGTCGGCACCGGCACGGCGAATCCACCCGATCCGGTCGGCGACGTCGGTCCCAACCACTACGTGCGCATGGCCAATGCGTCGTTCCAGATCTTCAACAAGACCGGCACATCGATGTTCGGCCCCGCCAACATCAACACCCTGTTCACTGGCTTCGGCGGTGCCTGCGAAACCGAGAACGCCGGCGACCCGATCGTGCTGCACGACCAGCTCGCGGACCGCTGGCTGCTGACCCAGTTCTCCGACAGTACCGGTCCCGGTTTCTTCAACTGCGTGGCGCTCTCCACCAGCAGCGATCCACTCGGCACCTATTACCGCTGGGCCTTCGTCACCCCGACGTTCCCCGACTACCCGAAGTACGGCGTGTGGCCAAACGCTTACCTGATCAGCACCCGTGAAGTGAACGCGAGCCTGATCGGTGCCTACGCGATCGACCGCCAGCAGATGCTCGACGGCGTCGCCAACCCGACCCTGATCAACTTCTCGGTTCCGGTCGACGAGTTCTCCGGCGATGGCCTGCTGCCGGCGGACCTGGACGGCGGCGCGCTGCCGCCGCCGGGATCGCCCGCCTGGTATCTCGGCGCGATGGACAATGGCGGCCCGTATGGCGCCGCCCAGGACGCGCTGGCGCTGTGGGCCTTCGTGCTCGATTTCACCACCCCGGCGAACTCCTCGTTCCAGGTGGTTGCGACATTGCCGATCGCGCCCTACGACACCATCTTCCCGTGCAGCGGACGCTCCTGCATCCCGCAGCCGGCACCGCTCGGGGCAGTCGACATCCTGTCTTACCGCCAGCGTCCGGTGCATCGCGCGGCCTACCGCAATTTCGGCAGCTACCAGTCGATCGTCACCAATCAATCGGTCGAGGCCGCGCCGGCGATGGCCGGCATGCGCTGGTGGGAGATCCGCAACCCTGGCGCCAATGCGGTGGTTTACCAGGACAGCACCTTCGCGCCGGGCATCACCGACGGCATCCACCGCTGGATGGGCTCGATCGCGCAGGACAGCAACGGCAACCTGGGATTCGGCTACAGCGCCGGCGGTCCGACCCTGTTCCCCAGCGTGCACTACACCGGCCGCCTGGAGAGCGATCCGCTGAACGAGATGACCCAGGGCGAAGGCATCTTCGTCACCGGCGGCGGCGGCCACACCGCCGGCACCCGCCGCTGGGGCGACTACACCTCGATGAACCTGGACCCGAGTGACGACTGCACCTTCTGGTACGTCAACGAGTTCTTCGCCACCTCCGGGACCCAATGGACCATGCGCGCCGGTTCGTTCAAGTTCCCCGGCTGCGGCGATCCCAGCCTGGGCGTGGCCGCGGCGCCCGCCTCGCGCGCCGTCTGCGCGCCGGCGGACGCCGTCTACACCGTCGATGCACACGGCTACGAAGGTTTCACCAGCGAGACCACGCTGGCAGCTACCGGCCTGCCCGCCGGCGCTACCTCGAGCTTCTCGCCGGCGACCATCAACCCGGTGCCCGGTTCGTCCACGCTGACCATCGGCACCACCGGCGTGGCGGCCGGCAGTTACACCTTCGCGGTCACCGGCACCAGCACATCTCCGGCGCAGACGCGCTCGCGCAACCTGGCGCTGCAGGTCTTCTCCGACGCGCCCGCCGCGCCCACCGCGCAAGCGCCCGCCAGCGGCGCGCTCAACCAGGTGCTGTTCCCGACCCTGACCTGGACCGCCAGCGCGCAGACCGACACCTACGTCGCCGAGGTCGCCACCGATGCCGGGTTCAGCAACATCGTGTTCACCAGCGCACCCACCAGCGCGACCAGCGTCCAGGTGACCACAGCGCTGCAGCCGGGTACCGAGTATCACTGGCGTGTGCGCGGCAGCAACCTGTGCGGTGCCGGCAGCAACTCCGCAGCGGCCACCTTCACCACCCGCCCCGCCGCCGGCAGTTGCGCGCTCGGCACGGTACTGCGCAACACCTATTTCGACAACGTGGAGAACGGCGTCAACGGTTGGACCACCGATCCGGCGGCTGGTACCACCTGGACCCGCAGCACCGCCCGCCCGTCGAGCGGCACCTTCGCCTGGCTGGCGCAAGGCGTGACCACGGCGTCCGATCAGCGCTTGCTGTCGCCGGCAATCAGCCTCCCCGCCAGCGGCGTGGCGCACACGCTGCGCTTCCGTCACGACGTCACCCTGGAGCCAAACGGCGCAACGGCCTGTTTCGACGGCGGCTTCGTCGAGGTTTCGACCAACGGCGGTGGCACCTGGACCGCGCTTAGCCCAACTGCCCAGCTTGGCGACTTCTACGACGGCCCGCTGGCCAG
- a CDS encoding sel1 repeat family protein, which translates to MRLRSKFWLVLLLVIAARAGTAADPEASYRQGEALGRAGDYARALPWIRQAAESGHAQAQFTLGSMYAFGQGVDESKATARAWYEKAAAQHHPRALFNLGLYHDRGIGVAEDRPRALMFYKLGALAGDGQASYNAGQLLVLGDGVQADAREGLRYFRIAADLAIPQAQMALGWVHERAIGVDRDVPTALDWYARAEAGGLEKAVDLRIALARRVNDEALAIERDGHALQALAQFDLACRHAEYNACYNAGRMRYSGKTVAKDLVRARPDLAQACRWAIGRGCLGLVGLLMQSVPLASDDLALLRKFMSETCELGDQQSCFYFAWMKTQGQLGMYDPGGAQKLLAQACMNHGYEPACGPWMAMYNASLPQSSGNSGSGEMNILEKGILGVLGVIAGLGSAGQVSSGSYSGASSYSPPAYSAPSGGYSPQDNADFQQFIQSVSSYGTPGNCRAGNPYC; encoded by the coding sequence ATGCGCCTGCGCTCGAAGTTCTGGCTGGTGCTGCTGCTCGTGATCGCCGCGCGGGCCGGCACCGCGGCCGACCCCGAGGCCAGCTATCGCCAGGGCGAGGCGCTGGGCCGGGCCGGCGACTATGCCAGAGCGCTCCCTTGGATCCGCCAGGCCGCAGAGTCTGGCCATGCGCAGGCGCAGTTCACCCTCGGCAGCATGTACGCCTTCGGCCAGGGCGTGGACGAATCGAAAGCGACCGCGCGCGCCTGGTACGAGAAGGCGGCGGCGCAACATCACCCGCGCGCGCTGTTCAACCTCGGGCTGTATCACGACCGCGGCATCGGCGTGGCCGAAGACCGGCCGCGCGCATTGATGTTCTACAAACTCGGCGCGTTGGCCGGCGATGGCCAGGCCAGCTACAACGCGGGGCAGTTGCTGGTTCTCGGCGACGGGGTGCAGGCCGATGCGCGTGAGGGCCTGCGCTACTTCCGGATCGCGGCGGACCTGGCGATCCCGCAGGCGCAGATGGCGCTCGGCTGGGTGCACGAGCGGGCAATCGGTGTCGACCGCGATGTGCCGACGGCGCTGGACTGGTATGCGCGAGCGGAAGCCGGCGGGCTGGAAAAGGCCGTCGACCTGCGCATCGCGCTGGCGCGCCGGGTCAACGACGAGGCGCTGGCAATCGAGCGGGACGGCCACGCGCTGCAGGCGCTGGCGCAGTTCGACCTGGCCTGCCGCCACGCCGAATACAACGCCTGCTACAACGCCGGACGCATGCGCTACAGCGGCAAGACGGTGGCCAAGGACCTCGTGCGCGCGCGTCCGGACCTGGCACAGGCCTGCCGCTGGGCCATCGGGCGCGGCTGCCTCGGACTGGTCGGCCTGCTGATGCAATCGGTGCCGCTCGCCAGCGATGACCTGGCGCTGCTGCGCAAGTTCATGAGTGAGACCTGCGAACTCGGCGACCAACAGTCCTGCTTTTATTTCGCGTGGATGAAGACCCAGGGACAGCTCGGCATGTACGACCCCGGCGGCGCGCAGAAGCTGCTGGCGCAGGCCTGCATGAACCACGGCTACGAGCCCGCCTGCGGCCCATGGATGGCGATGTACAACGCCTCGCTGCCGCAGTCTTCCGGGAACAGCGGCTCGGGCGAGATGAACATCCTGGAGAAAGGCATCCTCGGCGTGCTCGGCGTGATCGCGGGCCTGGGCTCGGCGGGCCAGGTGTCGAGCGGCAGCTATTCCGGGGCGTCGAGCTATTCGCCGCCAGCCTACAGCGCTCCGTCCGGCGGCTACTCGCCGCAGGACAACGCCGACTTCCAGCAGTTCATCCAGTCGGTCAGCAGCTATGGCACGCCGGGCAACTGCCGCGCGGGCAATCCTTATTGCTGA